In Gimesia chilikensis, the genomic window GTGCGGATGGTCTTGCCTTCCACACACTCTTCGAAGCGGACGCGACCGCCCACTTCCGCCAGGATCGAAATCGAGTGCGGGTCCCACTGACAGATGACCTGGCCTTCAGCAACATCATCCCCTTCAGCAACACGCAGGGTTGCACCGTTGGGAATGGTGTAACGTTCGAGCTCACGGCCCTTCACATCGTTGACCACCACTTCACCGTTTCGAGTCAGTACAACGCTCATACCTTCGTTGTTGACCACGGTCCGGATACGGGCAAATGTAACTTTACCGGCACGACGGGTCCGAATTTCGCTTTCTTCCACTTCACGGGAAGCAGTACCACCAATGTGGAACGTACGCATCGTCAACTGAGTACCAGGCTCACCCACACTCTGGGCAGCGATGATACCCACGGCCAGACCCTCTTCGACCAGCGAACCGGTGGAAAGGTCCATCCCGTAACACAGACGACAGATCCCCAGCGAAGATTCGCAGGTCATCGGGCTGCGTACCTGGATCTTTTCCAGACCCATGCTTTCAATCCGACGGGCGATGTCCACGGTGATCATCTCGTTTTCACGCACGATCACTTCGTCGGTAATCGGATCGACGATGTTCGTCCGGCTGACGCGACCACGGATCGCATCGGTCAGACTCATTTCGACCTTTTCACCACGGTAGACCACACCACGGGTCATACCCTGGGTCGTACCACAGTCGTGCTCGGTGACAACCACGTTCTGACAGATGTCTGCCAGCTTACGTGTCAGGTAACCTGAGTCCGCTGTTTTCAGAGCGGTGTCAGCCAAACCTTTACGGGCACCATGGGTCGAACTGAAGTATTCCAGTACGGTCAGACCTTCACGGAAGTTCGCCTTAATCGGCGTTTCGATGATCTCACCACTCGGCTTGGCCATCAGACCACGCATACCACCGAGCTGACGCATCTGTTCGATACCACCACGAGCACCAGAATTCGACATCAGATAGATCGGGTTCACATACTTCCCGCCTTCACGATAGTCGTTTTCCAGCTCGTGCATCATCGATTCGGTAATCTGCTCACGAGCGTGAGTCCAGGTATCGAGAACCTGGTTATAACGCTCTTCAGCAGTAATCAGACCACGATCGTACAGCTTGTTTTTCTGCAGAACGGTCTTTTCCGAATCCCCGATTACCTTCGCCTTATTCGGCGCGGTTTTCAGGTCGCTGGTTGCGAATGACAGACCACTGAGCGTTGATTCCCGGAAACCGGTTTCCTTCATCTTGTCGAGCAGGTTGATCGTTTCGCGACGACCCAGCTCCAGATAACAGTCGGAAATCACGTTCGAAAGGTCACGCCCCTTCATCGTCAGGTTGTAGTAAGCCATCTTCTTGGGCAGAATGTCATTGAAGATCACACGACCGGTGGTCGTTTCAATCAGACCGCCCATCTTGAAGTCGTCGGCCCCTTCCCCTTTGATCCGTTTGTCAGAAGGCATCCGGACCTTGATGATGGCATGGCGATCCAGCTTCTTCTGCTGGAAGGCGGCGTGCACTTCACCCACATTGGAGAAGACCATTCCTTCCCCGACCCGCTCTGTTTTCTTGAGCGTCAGGTAGTAGCACCCCATCACGATATCCTGAGAAGGACGAATGATCGGTGCCCCGTCGGAAGGACTGAAGATGTTGTTGGTTGACAGCATCAGAGTTGTGGCTTCTACCTGAGCTTCGATGGACAGAGGCAGGTGAACCGCCATCTGGTCGCCGTCAAAGTCAGCGTTGAATCCACCACAGACCAGCGGATGGACGCGGATCGCGTTTCCTTCCACCAGAATCGGCTCGAAGGCCTGAATCCCCATACGGTGCAGCGTGGGAGCACGGTTCAACAGCACCGGATGGTTTTGAATGACTTCATCCAGGATGTCCCACACGTCCTCGTCTTTACGTTCCAGCATCCGCTTGGCGGACTTGATCGTATCGGCGTGCCCGCTGTCTTTCAGACGACGGATAATGAACGGCTGGAACAGTTCGAGTGCGATCTTCTTGGGCAGACCACACTGATGCAGTTTCAGTTCCGGCCCCACCACGATCACACTACGGGCAGAGTAGTCAACACGTTTACCCAGCAGGTTTTCACGGAAACGTCCCTGCTTACCTTTGATCATGTCGGTCAAAGATTTCAGCGGACGGTTGGAAGAACCAAGCACGGGTCGCTTACAGCGGTTGTTGTCGAACAGAGCGTCGACAGACTGCTGCAGCATACGCTTTTCGTTACGCACGATTACTTCCGGTGCGTTGAGGTCGACCAGCTTCTTCAACCGGTTGTTCCGGTTGATAATGCGGCGATACAGGTCGTTCAGGTCACTGGTGGCGAAGTTGCCGGAATCCAGCAGCACCAGCGGACGCAGATCCGGAGGAATCACGGGAATCACTTCCAGCACCATCCACTCGGGACGGTTGTCACTGTCACGCAGTGATTCCACAATCTTCAGACGCTTGATGTAGTCCTTGCGTTTCTGCTGGCTGTTGGTTTCAAACAGATCCTTGCGGAGCTGTTCGGAGAGCTCAACCAGGTTCAGGCTCATCAGCAGTTTCTTGATCGCTTCGGCACCCATTTCGATTTCGAAGGAACCGGGGCCGTACTTGGCCTGATTCTGCCGAGCTTCCTCTTCGGTCATCGTCTGGCACATTTCGAGCGGGGTGTCGCCCGGATCAGTTACCACGTAATCCTGGAAGTAAATCACTTTTTCCAAGGCGGTGGTCTTCATATTCAGCAGAGCACCCAGGCGGCTGGGCATGGACTTGAAGAACCAGATATGCACGATCGGTGCTGCCAGCTCGATGTGCCCCATACGCTTTCTCCGCACACGACTGTGGGTCACTTTAACACCACAACGGTCGCAGATCATGCCCTTGTACTTCATCCCCCGGTATTTACCGCAGGCACATTCCCAGTCTTTTTCCGGCCCGAAAATACGTTCGCAGAACAGACCATCCCGTTCGGGACGGTAGGTTCGATAGTTAATCGTTTCCGGCTTCTTGACTTCTCCGAAGGACCAACTCCGAATATCGTGTGGACTGGCCAGACCGATTTTCACGGAACCGTAATCGTTAATTCGCTCGTAAGCTGTTTGTGCAACACTCACTGTGCACGCTCCTTATTTTCTGAACTATGTATGATCAGAGTTTGATCATGAAAAGAAACCTCACCCGGGCAACACGTCTCATCACTGAGCACGCATCAGGTAGGGTTCTTTTCCAGTTGTAGATTCAAACCAAGTCCACGAATTTCGTTGTTAAGCACGTCGAAGCTGGCGGGCGTTCCGGCTTCGAGTGTGTTTTCTCCATTGACCATCGATTCATAAATCTTGGTCCGGCCTTCCACATCGTCACTCTTAACAGTCAGCAGTTCCTGCAGAATGTAAGCGGCACCGTAAGCTTCCAGAGCCCAGACTTCCATTTCCCCGAATCGCTGACCACCAAAGCGGGCTTTACCACCCAGAGGCTGCTGCGTAATCAGAGAGTAAGGACCGGTAGAACGGGCATGCACTTTGTCATCCACCAGGTGGTGCAGTTTCAGCATGTAAATCTGACCGACGGTGGTTTTCTGCTCGTAAGCTTCGCCGGTACGACCATCGTACAACTGGGCCTTCCCGTCAGCAGGCAGACCAGCGGTATCCAGGTATTCCTGAATCGAAGTTTCCAGAGCACCATCGAATACCGGACAGACAGCACGGAAGCCGTGCTTCTCGGCAGCCCAACCCAGGTGGGTCTCCAGAATCTGTCCCACGTTCATACGACTCGGAACCCCCAGCGGGTTCAACATGATGTCGATCGGAGTTCCGTCTTCGGTGAAAGGCATATCTTCAATCGGCAGAACTTTGGAGATCACCCCTTTGTTACCGTGACGCCCAGCCATCTTGTCACCCACGGAAATCTGACGCTTGGATGCCACGTAGACTTTGACCATCTGCAGCACGCCGTTTGGCAGTTCTTCGCCACGCTTCATGCTGTTGATCTTCTGGTCGCAGGTATCGATCACATCTTCGACATTGGACCACAGATTTTCGATCACAGCACGGCAGTCGGCTTTCTTCTGCGGGCTGCGAATATCCAGGTTATCCAGGTGTGACAGGAAGTCGTGAGCATACTGAGAGACGAACTTGTCTTCGGTAATTTCACGAATCTTACGACCATCATCGTCAACCAGAGGCTGTCCCAGAGCCGATTCGAATTCCTTGAGAAACTCGCGGAATTCAGCGGCCACCTGTTCGTGTCCTTCTTCCTCGACCTTCTTCAGATCTTCGTCGTACTGCTTCCGTTCGTAGTCAGTCAGACTCATTCGACGGGCAAATTTCTCAGTGTGAATCACAATCCCTTCGACACCACTGGAAGCTTCGAGTGATTCGTTCTTCACGTCTTCACCCGCACGACCGAAGATCGCGTGCAGCAGTTTTTCTTCCGGTGTCAGTTCAGCTTTGGCTTTCGGAGAGACTTTACCAACCAGGATATCACCCTGGCGGACGCGGGTACCAACTTTGATAATCCCGTCTTCTCCGATGTGACGCAGTGCCTTTTCGCTGACGTTGGGAATGTCACGCGTGAACTCTTCACGACCCAGTTTGGTTTCGCGAATTTCCACATCGAATTCGTCGATGTGGATCGAGGTGTAGACGTCTTCTTTCACCAGACGCTCAGAAAGAATGATCGCGTCCTCGAAGTTATATCCATCCCATGACATAAACCCGACCAGCACATTCCGCCCCAGAGAGAGCAGCCCGTCTGCAGTCGCAGCACTGTCACAGAGAATCTGACCTTTCTTGACCTGGTCACCCACTCTCACGCAGGGAGTCTGGTTCAGACAGGTCCGCTCGTTAAGGCCTTCGTATTTTCGCAGACGATATTTCTTGCCGTCTACTTCCACACGGTTTCCGTCCACATAGGTCACCTTTCCGGCTTTCTCAGCCCGGACGACCATCCCCGAGTTCTGCGCGACAGCTGCTTCCATGCCGGTTCCCACCAGGGGAGGCTCGGCAATCAACAGCGGCACAGCCTGCCGTTGCATGTTAGAACCCATGAGTGCCCGGTTCGCATCGTCGTGTTCGAGGAACGGAATCAAACCGGCGGAAATCCCTACCATCTGTGCGGGGTCGACGTCAATGTAATCCACGGCACTGGCGGCAATCCAGACCACGTCATCCCGGAAACGGGCCATCACGCGATCTTCAGTGAAGCGACCTTTCTCCACGGGAGTATCGGCGGGAGCCACGTGCACTTCAGCCTCTTCATCGGCTCGCATCCAGTGCACTTCGTCGGTCAGCTTACCGTCTTTCACATAACGGTAAGGCGTCACGAGGAAGCCGTAATCATCGACCTTTGAGAAGATACTCAAACTGGAGATCAGACCAATGTTGGTACCTTCAGGAGTCTCAATCGGACAGATACGGCCGTAGTGAGAAATGTGAACGTCACGCACTTCGAAGCCGGCACGTTTCCGGTTCAAACCACCCGGTCCCAATGCACTCAGACGACGTTCGTGAGTCAGCATGGACAGCGGGTTCGTCTGGTCAACCACCTGCGAGAGTTCACTTCGACCGAAGAAGAAATCGATCGCAGCGGAAACACTCTTGGGATTGATCAGGGTCCGTGGAGACATTTCTTCCACGTCCTTCTGAGTCATACGTTCCTGCACGGTTCGACGCAGCTTCAGGAACCCTTTTCGGATTTCATCAGAAGCCAGTTCATCGATGGTTCGCAGACGACGGTTACCCAGGTTGTCGATGTCATCGACATACGCAGAAGAATCACCGACCCGCAGACGGACGAGATAGCGGATCGAGTTGATGAAGTCTTCCGGACGCAGGGTCATTTCGGTGTCAGGCACATCCTGCTTGAATTTCCGGTTGATACGGAAACGACCGACACGACCCAGACGATAACGGTTGACGTCAAAGAATTTTTCTTTGAACAGGTCAATCGCACGCTCCAGCTGAGGAGGGTTACCTGGACGCAGACGGGAATAGATTCGCAGCAGTGCTTCTTCGTGAGTAGCAGTCGGATCTTCGGCAATACTCTGCAGAACCAGCAGGTCATTAACTTCATCGACGACTTCAACTGTCTTCAGAGATGATTCGGTAATCTCTTCGGCCAACTCTTCAGTGATGGTGCCACAGCAGTCCAGAATGATCTCACCACACCGATCGTGACCAGCAGGATAAATCACATCTTCAGCAACGATCTTACCGACCAGCTTTTCGGCTGCATCTTTGTTGATCTTTTCTGACTTGGTTTCATAGAACAGTTTCACCAGGTCGGTGTCAGAAGAGTAATCTTTCGACATCGCCCGCAGCAGAGTCATCGCAGAGAACTTACCACTCTGGTCGATCCGCACACCCAGTGTGTCTTTCTTACCAACCACGAGTTCGATCCAGCTGCCACGCTCTGGAATCACGCGGCAGGAATATTCTTTCTTCTCACCAGGCTCTGAGCTGAGTACGAAGTCAACACCGGGAGAACGGTGCAGCTGACTGACGATCGCACGCTCGGCACCATTGATGATGAATTCTCCACCACCGATCATGACAGGCAGATCACCCAGGTAAACTTCTTCTTCGATCGGCTGCTCTTTCACCAGACGCAACCAGACGCGGAAAGGACGTCCGTAGGTCAGACGCAGCTGACGGCACTCGGTCGGAGTGTAACGAGGTTTTCCCAGTTCATACTTCACGTATTCCAACTGGTACTGTCCCTGATAACTCTCAATCGGGAAGACTTCACGAAGGATTTCTTCCAGGCCCTGGCTCTTGCGCTCACGGGGAGACTTATCGGCCTGAAGGAAGTTTGCATAGGAATCCGTCTGAATCTGTGTCAGATCAGACAATTCAAAGCTATGCTCAATGGTACCAAAATTCTTAACAGTTTGAGTGGGAATCGTTCGCTGTGCTGGAATCGGCATTAAGATGATCT contains:
- the rpoB gene encoding DNA-directed RNA polymerase subunit beta, with translation MPIPAQRTIPTQTVKNFGTIEHSFELSDLTQIQTDSYANFLQADKSPRERKSQGLEEILREVFPIESYQGQYQLEYVKYELGKPRYTPTECRQLRLTYGRPFRVWLRLVKEQPIEEEVYLGDLPVMIGGGEFIINGAERAIVSQLHRSPGVDFVLSSEPGEKKEYSCRVIPERGSWIELVVGKKDTLGVRIDQSGKFSAMTLLRAMSKDYSSDTDLVKLFYETKSEKINKDAAEKLVGKIVAEDVIYPAGHDRCGEIILDCCGTITEELAEEITESSLKTVEVVDEVNDLLVLQSIAEDPTATHEEALLRIYSRLRPGNPPQLERAIDLFKEKFFDVNRYRLGRVGRFRINRKFKQDVPDTEMTLRPEDFINSIRYLVRLRVGDSSAYVDDIDNLGNRRLRTIDELASDEIRKGFLKLRRTVQERMTQKDVEEMSPRTLINPKSVSAAIDFFFGRSELSQVVDQTNPLSMLTHERRLSALGPGGLNRKRAGFEVRDVHISHYGRICPIETPEGTNIGLISSLSIFSKVDDYGFLVTPYRYVKDGKLTDEVHWMRADEEAEVHVAPADTPVEKGRFTEDRVMARFRDDVVWIAASAVDYIDVDPAQMVGISAGLIPFLEHDDANRALMGSNMQRQAVPLLIAEPPLVGTGMEAAVAQNSGMVVRAEKAGKVTYVDGNRVEVDGKKYRLRKYEGLNERTCLNQTPCVRVGDQVKKGQILCDSAATADGLLSLGRNVLVGFMSWDGYNFEDAIILSERLVKEDVYTSIHIDEFDVEIRETKLGREEFTRDIPNVSEKALRHIGEDGIIKVGTRVRQGDILVGKVSPKAKAELTPEEKLLHAIFGRAGEDVKNESLEASSGVEGIVIHTEKFARRMSLTDYERKQYDEDLKKVEEEGHEQVAAEFREFLKEFESALGQPLVDDDGRKIREITEDKFVSQYAHDFLSHLDNLDIRSPQKKADCRAVIENLWSNVEDVIDTCDQKINSMKRGEELPNGVLQMVKVYVASKRQISVGDKMAGRHGNKGVISKVLPIEDMPFTEDGTPIDIMLNPLGVPSRMNVGQILETHLGWAAEKHGFRAVCPVFDGALETSIQEYLDTAGLPADGKAQLYDGRTGEAYEQKTTVGQIYMLKLHHLVDDKVHARSTGPYSLITQQPLGGKARFGGQRFGEMEVWALEAYGAAYILQELLTVKSDDVEGRTKIYESMVNGENTLEAGTPASFDVLNNEIRGLGLNLQLEKNPT
- the rpoC gene encoding DNA-directed RNA polymerase subunit beta'; this translates as MSVAQTAYERINDYGSVKIGLASPHDIRSWSFGEVKKPETINYRTYRPERDGLFCERIFGPEKDWECACGKYRGMKYKGMICDRCGVKVTHSRVRRKRMGHIELAAPIVHIWFFKSMPSRLGALLNMKTTALEKVIYFQDYVVTDPGDTPLEMCQTMTEEEARQNQAKYGPGSFEIEMGAEAIKKLLMSLNLVELSEQLRKDLFETNSQQKRKDYIKRLKIVESLRDSDNRPEWMVLEVIPVIPPDLRPLVLLDSGNFATSDLNDLYRRIINRNNRLKKLVDLNAPEVIVRNEKRMLQQSVDALFDNNRCKRPVLGSSNRPLKSLTDMIKGKQGRFRENLLGKRVDYSARSVIVVGPELKLHQCGLPKKIALELFQPFIIRRLKDSGHADTIKSAKRMLERKDEDVWDILDEVIQNHPVLLNRAPTLHRMGIQAFEPILVEGNAIRVHPLVCGGFNADFDGDQMAVHLPLSIEAQVEATTLMLSTNNIFSPSDGAPIIRPSQDIVMGCYYLTLKKTERVGEGMVFSNVGEVHAAFQQKKLDRHAIIKVRMPSDKRIKGEGADDFKMGGLIETTTGRVIFNDILPKKMAYYNLTMKGRDLSNVISDCYLELGRRETINLLDKMKETGFRESTLSGLSFATSDLKTAPNKAKVIGDSEKTVLQKNKLYDRGLITAEERYNQVLDTWTHAREQITESMMHELENDYREGGKYVNPIYLMSNSGARGGIEQMRQLGGMRGLMAKPSGEIIETPIKANFREGLTVLEYFSSTHGARKGLADTALKTADSGYLTRKLADICQNVVVTEHDCGTTQGMTRGVVYRGEKVEMSLTDAIRGRVSRTNIVDPITDEVIVRENEMITVDIARRIESMGLEKIQVRSPMTCESSLGICRLCYGMDLSTGSLVEEGLAVGIIAAQSVGEPGTQLTMRTFHIGGTASREVEESEIRTRRAGKVTFARIRTVVNNEGMSVVLTRNGEVVVNDVKGRELERYTIPNGATLRVAEGDDVAEGQVICQWDPHSISILAEVGGRVRFEECVEGKTIRTDKDPSGHIRRSIIEHKGELHPQIIIEDGTGKILDFYYLPEKASIEVEEGQQITAGTVVAKNPRESSGTQDITGGLPRVTELFEARRPKDPSVLAEIDGEVEFVPEKKRGKRIVIVRGEDGTEVEHVIPHGKHLLVHAGDLVKAGDALVRGPLVPHDILRVSGTEAVQQYLLHEIQNVYRAQRVTIDDKHLEIIISRMLSKVLVEDVGDTNLLPGIVLDKLAFQKINEETSACVKVVDSGDTDFQPGDLVPLATIEEVNAQVELAGQGPASFSKPRPASASSQLLGITKASVQSESFISAASFQETTKVLTEAALAGRVDYLVGLKENVILGHLVPAGTGFYQHQTAEVRIRPEALEELKAEKERILAARMSLLNEVQPDKPVPLGGGQDSEEYGQGGSDSSLDSTPPSPSPNPFDE